GTGGCAAGACCCATCCTTTATGAGGGAAGTGTTGTATTACAGACTGATCCGAAAGCATTCTCCGGCTGCTAAAGCAAATTTTGTAAAACTTTATATTAATGATGAATATTGGGGTGTTTATCAAAATTTACAACAATTGAATAAAGACTTTCTGGAGGAATGGTACGAAAGCAATGATGGAATAAACTTTCGTGCAGACGTGCCGGATGGAACAACCGGTACACCAGGACCAGGCGGAGGAGGGATGTGGGGAGACGGCACAGCAGCATTAAACTATCTGGGTTCTGATACTTCCCTTTATCAAAAATATTACACTTTAAAAAGTTCGGATCAACCCGACCCCTGGACTGAACTTGTGAAAGCATGTGAAATACTTAATGCAACACCCGTTGCCAATCTTGAAAATGTTGCACCTTTCTTTTTTGATATAGACAAAATTCTATGGCATCTTGCATGTGAAATCGCATTTTCGGATGATGATAGTTATGTTTATAAGGGTAAGATGGACTACTATCTTTATCAGGATGCTGAAACGAAAAGATTTTCTACTTATGACTATGATGCCAATAGTACCATGAAAACACAAAATATCAATTGGTCACCTTTTTATAATGCGCAAAAAGTTAATTATCCACTATTAAACAAACTATTGGCTGTTCCGGCATACAGACAACGATATCTTGCACACATGCGAACTATCATAAATGAACTTTTTGATGAAAACAAAGTCAACACATTGATTGACCAATACGATTCATTAATAAGAACGTCTGTTCAGTCCGACACTAAAAAACCGACTTCAAACAATGCCTACATTAATGAACTGACGGTTCTGAAAAATTTTATCAAAAACAGAAAAACCAATTTGCTTGCAAACAATGAAGTAAAAGCTCCAAGTCCAACGATAACAGAAGTTTATTACCATAACGGCACTATGAAATGGGGTAAAATTTCTGCCGGTTCAGAGGCAATCATCCATGCAGCTGTTTCATTTACAGCAGGTATTCAGAAAGTAAATCTATATTACAGTGAAGGATTCTCCGGATTATTTTTCCCGGTTGAGATGTATGATTCAGGAACAGATGGGGATTTAATAGCAAATGATGGTGTTTTCACGTATAAAACCGAAGCATTTAAAGGAGGTACATTAGTGAGATTTTATGTGGAAGCTATCGGAAATGATTCAGTTAAGAGCAGATCTTACTACCCTGCCGGAGCCGAACATCAATTACTTTATTATATTGTTGAACCTGTGACAGTTGAGAATACCAGCATTGTTATCAATGAATTTATGGCTACGAATACCGGAATAGTAAAAGATGAGTTTGGAGAAAACGAAGACTGGATCGAATTATACAATACGACCAATCAGGCCATAGATATGTCAGGATTTTATATTTCTGATAAGACAGATAATCCTACTAAATTCAAGTTTGCGGAAGGAACTATAATCGAAGGAAACGGATTCCTGATTGTATGGGCTGATGAAGACGGAAGTCAGGGTCCGTTGCACGCAAATTTTAAACTTTCTTTAGATGGCGAGTCTATCATATTATCAAACAAAAATCTGGAAATATTAGACAACGTCACCTTTGGCCCGCAAGTGACTAATAAATCTTCTGCCCGAATACCCAACGGAACAGGACCTTTCATCATCGGAGATCATTCTTTCAATGCGAATAATGATGGCACTTCTACCACTTATGACTATTCGGAAAGCGGCTTTACATTTTATCCAAATCCTGCGACCGAAAGTATAAAGGTAAAATCTGTGGAAAGCGGTAATTTCGAAATCATTAACCTTACTGGTGAGAAAGTTTCTGGCTTTTCTATCAATAATGAAGAAATTCGGGTTTCTGTACTTGAAATGGCCGCCGGAATTTATATTATCAGATCAGGGCAAACCAGTAAAAAGCTAATATTGATAAAGTAAGAAAGGATTTCCCTATTTATCAGCCTTTTTTTTCTATCTCTCTGAGACTCTCCATTCTGTTTCTTATCAGGAAAGCATCAATCGTTTCGAAATGCTCGATGACCCTCTTATCTCTGAATTCAAAAACTTTTTCCGCAAGTCCCTGAAGAAAATCCCGGTCATGTGATACCAGAATCAAAGTACCGTCAAATGCAAGTAAAGCTTCTTTCAAAACATCTTTTGACCTGATATCCAGGTGATTGGTAGGCTCATCCAGAATCAACAGATTAACAGGTTCAAGTAACAATCGCACCATTGCGAGACGTGTTCTTTCGCCACCGGAAAGAACGCTCACCTTTTTATCAATATCATCTCCTGAAAACATAAAACATCCCAGAATATTCTTAAGTTGTGTACGGATATCGCCATCCGCCACTTCATCTACTGTCTGAAATACGGTGAGAGTAGGGTCCAGCATTGCTGCCTGATTCTGAGCAAAATAGCCAACTTTCGCATTATGACCCAGTTCACATTTGCCATCAAAGTTTATTTCTTTCATGATGGCTTTGATCATTGTTGACTTTCCTTCCCCATTTCTACCTACAAATGCTACTTTCTGTCCTCTTTCAATGGTCATATTCGCATCTTTAAAGACAACATGATCGCCATAACTCTTGGACATATGTTCTACCGTCACCGGATAGTCACCTGATCTTAGCGAAGGCGGAAATCTGAGTTTTAAGGAAGAATTATCTATTTCATCAATTTCTATCAACGTCATTTTTTCGAGCATTCTTTCTACGGAATTGACCTGATTTGCTTTAGAGTATGTGCCTCTGAATCTTTCGATAAAAAGTTCACTCTCAGCAATGACTTTCTGTTGTTCTTTATACGCTTTAATTTGTGCAGCACGTCTTTCTTCTCTCAGTTGCAGATAATGGGAATAGTTAGCTTTGTAATCATAAATCCTTCCCATAGTGACTTCTATGGTCCGGTTGGTAATATTATCTATAAAAGCTTTATCGTGAGATATGACCATAACTGCTTTTGCCTTGTTAATCAGAAAATTTTCAAGCCAGATAACGGATTGAATATCAATGTGATTTGTAGGCTCATCCAATAATATCAAATCCGGTTTTTTGAGTAATATTTTTGCAAGTTCGATTCTCATTCGCCATCCTCCACTAAACTCGCTGGTTGGTCTGTTGAAGTCGTCTCTCTCAAAACCCAGTCCCAATAATGTTTTTTCTACTTCAGCATCATAATTGATATCTTCGAGTGAATAAAATTTCTCACCCAATTCTGATGATTTTTCAATTAAAAGCATGTAATCGTCTGATTCATAATCTGTTCGGGTTTCCAATTCCTTGGTGTAAAAAGCCATCTGATCCCGCATTTCAAAAATCTGACCGAATGCTTTCAAAGTTTCTTCAAATACTGTAGAATTATCATCCGTAAGCAAATGTTGCGGCAAATATGCGATAACAGCTTCTTTAGGAGCTCTTACATGTCCGCGGGTCGGCTTCTGTGCCCCGGCTATAATTTTCATCATGGTGGACTTCCCTGCCCCATTTTTACCCATCAGGGCTATCTTATCGTTTTCATTGATAACAAAAGAAACATCACTAAACAATGAGTGCCCACTAAATTCTACCGTCAAACCGTCAACAGAAATCATATCTAAAAATTATTTTGAAGGTGCAAAAGTAAGAAAAAGAGTCCTTTGTGGAAATTAAATCTAAAATATCAGCTTTTGGTAATTTAACTATTTATATTACAATTAAGTAAACATTACACTTTAGTATTATATTTGCACCAATCATATTTTGTAATTATGCTGGAGTTTAAACAATCCGTTTTTATCGCAATAATAATATCAGTCATTCTGATCACAGTCATTATCATTTTCCTGTATTTTGACAGTAAGATAAAATTACTGCGCCAAACAATTAAGACTGCCGAAGACTATATTCTGCAATTAAATAATATGCTGAAAATTGAAAAAGAATCTAAAAATGAATTTCATAATATAAACCGAAAACTGGAATTAAATCTGACTGCCATGGAAGCAGACTTCAGAAATC
The genomic region above belongs to Saprospiraceae bacterium and contains:
- a CDS encoding ABC-F family ATP-binding cassette domain-containing protein, which produces MISVDGLTVEFSGHSLFSDVSFVINENDKIALMGKNGAGKSTMMKIIAGAQKPTRGHVRAPKEAVIAYLPQHLLTDDNSTVFEETLKAFGQIFEMRDQMAFYTKELETRTDYESDDYMLLIEKSSELGEKFYSLEDINYDAEVEKTLLGLGFERDDFNRPTSEFSGGWRMRIELAKILLKKPDLILLDEPTNHIDIQSVIWLENFLINKAKAVMVISHDKAFIDNITNRTIEVTMGRIYDYKANYSHYLQLREERRAAQIKAYKEQQKVIAESELFIERFRGTYSKANQVNSVERMLEKMTLIEIDEIDNSSLKLRFPPSLRSGDYPVTVEHMSKSYGDHVVFKDANMTIERGQKVAFVGRNGEGKSTMIKAIMKEINFDGKCELGHNAKVGYFAQNQAAMLDPTLTVFQTVDEVADGDIRTQLKNILGCFMFSGDDIDKKVSVLSGGERTRLAMVRLLLEPVNLLILDEPTNHLDIRSKDVLKEALLAFDGTLILVSHDRDFLQGLAEKVFEFRDKRVIEHFETIDAFLIRNRMESLREIEKKG
- a CDS encoding CotH kinase family protein; its protein translation is MKQLIILLLLVSFTTAQGQKLPDQWNFSEENHILSSGEILSTDLYDESKLEDIRLYFSQPNFWTLLTQNYNSKTDLSARLVYQGENYDSVGIRFKGQTSYFMNNTQKKSFNISMDYVKDIQKLSSFKTLNLNNSWQDPSFMREVLYYRLIRKHSPAAKANFVKLYINDEYWGVYQNLQQLNKDFLEEWYESNDGINFRADVPDGTTGTPGPGGGGMWGDGTAALNYLGSDTSLYQKYYTLKSSDQPDPWTELVKACEILNATPVANLENVAPFFFDIDKILWHLACEIAFSDDDSYVYKGKMDYYLYQDAETKRFSTYDYDANSTMKTQNINWSPFYNAQKVNYPLLNKLLAVPAYRQRYLAHMRTIINELFDENKVNTLIDQYDSLIRTSVQSDTKKPTSNNAYINELTVLKNFIKNRKTNLLANNEVKAPSPTITEVYYHNGTMKWGKISAGSEAIIHAAVSFTAGIQKVNLYYSEGFSGLFFPVEMYDSGTDGDLIANDGVFTYKTEAFKGGTLVRFYVEAIGNDSVKSRSYYPAGAEHQLLYYIVEPVTVENTSIVINEFMATNTGIVKDEFGENEDWIELYNTTNQAIDMSGFYISDKTDNPTKFKFAEGTIIEGNGFLIVWADEDGSQGPLHANFKLSLDGESIILSNKNLEILDNVTFGPQVTNKSSARIPNGTGPFIIGDHSFNANNDGTSTTYDYSESGFTFYPNPATESIKVKSVESGNFEIINLTGEKVSGFSINNEEIRVSVLEMAAGIYIIRSGQTSKKLILIK